In a single window of the Flavobacterium sp. W4I14 genome:
- a CDS encoding hypothetical protein (product_source=Hypo-rule applied; cath_funfam=2.60.40.1140; pfam=PF16184; superfamily=49478) encodes MFTIPALLLQTIYSFSAHLGENKDWTESTITWNNAPTYNSVAMSTIPVPGATVGWVSFDVTSAVSQLYANNGSFINVFLRHNVDNFIKLRPREFSSGSFAAYIAVTSPPITLLKLGQVSPLNVSASKPIVPLTATNLQMTGTDDKNITYTVKQVPTAGYLVKYGVPLSANASFSQADIAKGAVKYLYGGTGNADKIVFEARDHNGGYFANELSLDIVIN; translated from the coding sequence ATGTTTACAATACCGGCCTTACTGCTTCAAACCATTTACTCTTTTTCTGCACACCTGGGCGAGAATAAGGATTGGACAGAAAGCACTATTACCTGGAACAATGCACCAACATATAATTCGGTGGCCATGTCAACCATTCCGGTTCCGGGGGCTACTGTGGGTTGGGTTTCTTTTGATGTTACCTCGGCTGTTAGCCAGCTTTATGCAAATAACGGAAGCTTTATCAATGTCTTTCTAAGGCATAATGTCGATAATTTTATCAAGCTTAGGCCAAGGGAATTTTCTTCAGGTAGTTTTGCCGCTTATATAGCTGTTACCTCTCCGCCAATAACCTTATTGAAACTTGGGCAGGTGAGCCCGCTTAATGTATCTGCCAGTAAACCAATTGTACCTTTAACCGCCACTAATTTACAAATGACAGGTACAGATGATAAGAATATCACTTATACCGTTAAACAGGTTCCAACAGCAGGATACTTGGTTAAATATGGCGTTCCGCTGTCTGCCAATGCTTCATTTTCTCAGGCAGATATTGCAAAGGGTGCTGTAAAATACCTTTACGGTGGTACGGGCAATGCCGATAAGATTGTTTTCGAGGCAAGAGATCATAACGGGGGATATTTCGCAAATGAATTAAGCCTGGATATTGTCATTAATTAA
- a CDS encoding hypothetical protein (product_source=Hypo-rule applied; cleavage_site_network=SignalP-noTM; superfamily=82153) gives MKNLKLYLKTLFFCTGLMVAAGCSKFELLKNEDSNGAAAGANLKAQTIKQFLLTDHSTDLTELDLFSAAVKRAGLLDLFGTGDSYTSVFLTNPAMKQLLATIGYTSVDQVPPIILKNLLEDLIIKGKLKSTDIGLGESRKLETINGNFIYYSRSSSSSDQYILTINQNSSLSSTAAVVRSQDLEFSNGVAQVTAQFTFYRLLDEKADDAIPGGNVVTEKINVTKDVYIRGGNGNNNANFNDAATMDLKAVSSADATVGRIGVMQFPLTKPGFGDKIGAAKMFVYVYNTGLTASNHLLFFCTPGRE, from the coding sequence ATGAAAAATTTAAAACTTTACTTAAAAACACTGTTTTTCTGTACAGGCTTGATGGTTGCAGCAGGCTGCAGCAAATTCGAACTATTGAAAAATGAAGATAGCAATGGAGCGGCCGCCGGAGCCAATCTCAAAGCGCAGACCATAAAACAGTTTTTGCTTACAGATCATAGTACAGATCTTACCGAACTGGATCTTTTTTCAGCTGCCGTAAAAAGAGCGGGTTTACTGGATCTATTTGGTACAGGTGATAGTTATACAAGCGTATTTTTAACCAACCCGGCCATGAAACAATTACTGGCCACTATTGGTTATACATCTGTAGATCAGGTTCCCCCAATCATACTCAAAAACCTGCTTGAAGATCTTATCATAAAAGGAAAATTGAAGTCGACTGATATTGGTCTGGGCGAATCGAGAAAATTGGAAACCATTAATGGTAATTTTATTTATTACAGTAGATCATCCAGTAGTTCAGATCAATACATTTTAACCATCAACCAAAACTCATCTTTGAGTTCTACCGCAGCTGTGGTAAGAAGCCAGGATCTGGAATTTAGCAATGGCGTGGCGCAGGTAACCGCACAATTTACTTTTTACCGTTTGCTTGATGAAAAGGCTGATGATGCAATTCCCGGCGGAAATGTGGTAACCGAAAAAATAAACGTAACCAAGGATGTTTATATACGTGGCGGAAACGGTAATAATAATGCCAATTTCAATGATGCTGCAACAATGGATTTAAAAGCTGTAAGCTCGGCCGATGCTACCGTGGGTAGGATAGGGGTAATGCAGTTCCCCTTAACAAAACCAGGCTTTGGGGATAAAATCGGAGCGGCCAAAATGTTTGTATATGTTTACAATACCGGCCTTACTGCTTCAAACCATTTACTCTTTTTCTGCACACCTGGGCGAGAATAA
- a CDS encoding hypothetical protein (product_source=Hypo-rule applied; cath_funfam=3.30.390.30; ko=KO:K21572; pfam=PF07980; superfamily=48452), whose translation MKDYKMYSFMLIGLLLLGSCKKALEIDPTTSYSSSNYWTETSQATAALFGAYNLLQGAMAPESVLYGEGRADNVALNPLALSSQTLNLLTNNLNSSLPITSWNGIYQVVNQSNLILKNTSEMKNKGLYLGKAADYSSVRGQAFAIRAFCYFYMTRIWGKLPLVTEPLTDANQNVSIARSDTTAVYARIQADLDSASLAAIPASYSTASATRAQFTLGAVNAIYTDFYMWRHQYQSALTASQKILSNSTYALTALYSASSTVDYNVNPALIDNTAYAQMFTKGFSTESIFEIDYNFSERATRSFLITVYGDLGFQPFFKASGYLSSKFTSTDLRSKVNFDTNSGIVKFFEKSGFVRGTQDDKNIIVYRLADIMLLRAEALNKTGDVAGAMTLVNQIRTRAGAVAYTPASYAGLTTDQIEDLILDERARELCYEGKRWYDLVRTGKALKVLGPINGISNPENFLWPINLTEIRLNPLLDQNSYYQ comes from the coding sequence ATGAAAGATTATAAAATGTACAGCTTCATGCTTATCGGACTGCTTCTTTTGGGAAGCTGTAAAAAGGCATTGGAGATAGATCCTACAACATCATATTCCAGTTCCAACTATTGGACTGAAACATCGCAGGCAACGGCGGCACTTTTTGGCGCTTATAATCTGTTGCAGGGTGCAATGGCGCCAGAATCTGTTTTGTATGGCGAGGGGCGGGCCGATAATGTAGCGCTAAACCCATTGGCCCTGAGCTCCCAAACCTTAAACCTGCTCACCAATAACCTTAATTCGAGTTTGCCTATTACTAGCTGGAACGGTATTTACCAGGTTGTTAATCAAAGTAATCTGATTTTAAAGAATACTTCGGAGATGAAAAATAAAGGTTTGTATTTAGGCAAAGCTGCCGACTATAGCAGCGTTAGGGGACAGGCATTTGCCATTCGGGCTTTTTGCTACTTCTATATGACGCGTATCTGGGGTAAACTGCCTTTGGTGACCGAACCTTTAACAGACGCCAACCAGAATGTAAGCATTGCCCGCTCAGATACCACTGCAGTTTACGCCCGCATTCAGGCAGATTTGGATTCTGCCTCACTTGCGGCAATACCCGCTTCTTATTCTACAGCTTCAGCAACAAGGGCGCAGTTTACCCTGGGGGCAGTAAATGCGATATATACCGATTTTTACATGTGGAGGCATCAATACCAAAGCGCATTAACGGCTTCTCAGAAAATTTTATCTAATTCTACTTATGCTTTAACGGCATTATATAGCGCTTCCTCAACCGTAGATTATAATGTTAACCCTGCGCTGATAGATAATACAGCCTATGCCCAGATGTTTACCAAAGGGTTTTCAACAGAGTCGATTTTTGAAATTGATTATAACTTTTCGGAACGGGCAACACGTTCATTCCTGATTACGGTTTATGGTGATTTAGGGTTTCAGCCATTTTTCAAAGCAAGCGGTTATCTTTCCAGTAAGTTTACTTCAACAGATTTAAGATCAAAAGTGAACTTTGATACCAATTCGGGCATTGTTAAGTTCTTTGAAAAATCGGGGTTTGTTCGCGGTACGCAGGATGATAAGAATATTATTGTTTACCGCCTGGCAGATATTATGCTGTTACGGGCAGAAGCGCTGAACAAAACAGGCGATGTTGCCGGCGCAATGACTTTGGTTAACCAGATAAGAACAAGGGCTGGAGCCGTAGCCTATACACCAGCGTCATATGCAGGTTTGACAACTGATCAGATTGAAGACCTTATTTTGGACGAACGCGCAAGGGAGCTTTGTTACGAGGGCAAAAGATGGTATGATCTGGTGCGTACGGGTAAGGCCCTGAAAGTTCTTGGACCGATAAACGGCATCTCAAATCCTGAAAATTTCCTGTGGCCCATTAATCTCACCGAAATTAGGTTAAACCCACTTTTAGATCAAAATTCATATTATCAATAA